A part of Planctomycetota bacterium genomic DNA contains:
- a CDS encoding haloacid dehalogenase type II, producing the protein MTRPDLGAIRAITFDCYGTLVDWEAGILRALKPLLAVRGAPLPDEDVLASYAAYEAAEESGEYTPYREVLRGVTARFAERCGFALEEKELEHLPASLARWPLFTDTRAALASLAARVPLVVCSNVDDDLFDATREALGVEFAYVVTASYCRSYKPDPRHFRVALALLGLPPASVLHVAQSRYHDIAPARALGMPTIRVNRPSRRGGVGVAPAHPPASEPDLEVPDLASVARLFDRL; encoded by the coding sequence GTGACCCGCCCGGACCTCGGCGCCATCCGCGCGATCACCTTCGACTGCTACGGCACGCTCGTGGACTGGGAGGCCGGCATCCTGCGCGCCCTCAAGCCGCTCCTCGCGGTGCGGGGCGCGCCCCTGCCCGACGAGGACGTGCTCGCGTCGTACGCGGCGTACGAGGCGGCGGAAGAAAGCGGCGAGTACACGCCCTACCGCGAGGTCCTGCGGGGCGTCACGGCGCGCTTCGCCGAACGCTGCGGGTTCGCGCTCGAAGAAAAGGAACTCGAGCACCTCCCCGCGTCGCTAGCCCGATGGCCTCTGTTCACGGATACCCGTGCGGCCCTCGCGTCGCTGGCGGCGCGCGTCCCGCTGGTCGTCTGCTCGAACGTCGACGACGACCTCTTCGACGCCACGCGCGAGGCGCTGGGCGTGGAGTTCGCGTACGTGGTGACGGCGTCGTACTGCCGCAGTTACAAGCCCGACCCGCGCCACTTCCGCGTGGCGCTCGCGCTGCTCGGCCTGCCGCCGGCGTCGGTGCTGCACGTGGCCCAGAGCCGCTACCACGACATCGCGCCCGCCCGGGCGCTGGGCATGCCGACCATTCGCGTGAATCGCCCGTCGCGCCGGGGAGGCGTGGGGGTCGCGCCGGCACACCCGCCCGCGAGCGAGCCGGACCTGGAAGTGCCGGACCTGGCGTCGGTGGCGCGCCTGTTCGATCGCCTGTAG